Proteins from one Halogeometricum sp. S1BR25-6 genomic window:
- a CDS encoding FtsX-like permease family protein, translating into MRFESTLVSSWSRREWLSVAVVAVTTAFLIGSVVLLLTVGSYVSTLEGDLGSSATVSYDDSYDDAVAAADASDAEEIVFPVTTVRTGDGGDGESQVVVGVPPDAPPRIESASVAWNPASVPAAPESGFTGPVEGPTERRLGDTAVQLTPHPDERTIFPAEWYVGSAEAVTSLDDAGALVIDTGESASASASTADRQAAWRYEGAPLIAALPFLVGGLGQVVRTLSVAAVGGGLLVVVVVYSVTRMSIRDRHPELRVARATGISPTRLFAVLLLRVLGLTGTGVLLGFALGLIAVKAVINAATYAGFVVSIQAVVTASILQAILLVGGFLVGMGLLAGVLATLPVVRGDPMAIGRDARGGRYSGHGGVGDEPNSLVGRLRAFVADAGPTFVDWRAAVPTTTTLTVFMLVLLLVTAIGGAIAPLATTESGTVTEAGSVHPLNSRISEEYATVLRDEGIAASPEVLYAQTTDGDPYLVRGANFTAFGQVTDARLVAGHAPRAYDQAVVGASLAKTLDVEVGETLTLGGSVTPGVRRVTVVGRFSGSGITDDQLVLPLDTAQTLATGDGQVHLIRTNGTAEEFERLSQRPGGLAVTSLAGNDSVQVGDPYAVTVAVRNYGEEATTRNVTVSAGDRSRRESFSLAPDEAASADVTFTFSESGTYTIRADGTTKRVEVYDPRTLQLPDGYPTRAPPGSTLVVPATTPNGTLVSGATVTLGDRTRQTRASGGAIVPVPDEPGEYTLTVEKEGYASERHALVVEEGAPQRLSGRVDVSPESGTQLTRPTVTVQVGNPWGRLLVRNVSLVTPGGTERRTVRLGGGEVQQITVPASDAGLNGTLAPGTYDLRVVSDGAVLATTTYEVTGDERVSSTVDFEGEYSQGSGIGRAVEGVFGNVRVLFLVMLVLAGASTVGGTAATFAHAVHANRRRIGIYRATGASRRQLLAALVRDAVTLALPATVIAFAAAFACLRALSWADVLVVFGIRLDVPLSAWLFVGSGLGAMLLAVGSALGVGYVFLVADPDRLLRAEM; encoded by the coding sequence ATGCGGTTTGAGTCGACGCTCGTCTCGTCGTGGTCGCGCCGGGAGTGGCTGAGCGTCGCCGTCGTCGCCGTCACGACGGCCTTCCTCATCGGTTCGGTCGTTCTGCTGCTCACCGTCGGCTCCTACGTCTCCACGCTGGAAGGCGACTTGGGGAGTTCGGCGACGGTGAGCTACGACGACTCGTACGACGACGCAGTCGCGGCCGCCGACGCGAGCGACGCCGAGGAGATAGTCTTCCCGGTCACGACGGTTCGGACGGGCGACGGCGGTGACGGGGAGAGTCAGGTGGTCGTCGGCGTACCCCCGGACGCGCCGCCGCGAATCGAGAGCGCCTCCGTGGCGTGGAACCCGGCGAGCGTACCCGCGGCGCCCGAGAGCGGGTTCACCGGCCCCGTCGAAGGTCCGACCGAGCGGCGTCTCGGCGACACCGCCGTCCAACTGACGCCCCATCCCGACGAGCGCACCATCTTCCCGGCCGAGTGGTACGTCGGGTCGGCCGAGGCGGTGACGTCGCTCGACGACGCGGGGGCACTCGTCATCGATACGGGCGAGTCGGCGTCGGCATCGGCGTCGACGGCGGACCGGCAGGCGGCCTGGCGGTACGAGGGCGCGCCGCTCATCGCGGCGCTGCCGTTCCTCGTCGGCGGCCTCGGACAGGTAGTCCGGACGCTCTCCGTCGCGGCCGTCGGCGGCGGTCTGCTCGTCGTCGTCGTCGTCTACAGCGTCACGCGAATGTCCATCCGGGACCGCCACCCAGAACTCCGCGTGGCCCGCGCGACGGGCATCTCGCCGACCCGCCTGTTCGCCGTGCTTCTCCTCCGCGTGCTCGGGTTGACGGGGACGGGCGTCCTCCTCGGGTTCGCGCTCGGTCTCATCGCGGTGAAGGCGGTCATCAACGCCGCGACGTACGCCGGCTTCGTCGTCTCCATTCAGGCCGTCGTCACGGCGTCCATCCTGCAGGCGATTCTGCTCGTCGGCGGCTTCCTCGTCGGAATGGGGTTGCTCGCGGGCGTTCTGGCTACGCTCCCGGTCGTCCGCGGCGACCCGATGGCTATCGGCCGCGACGCGCGCGGCGGTCGGTACAGCGGACACGGTGGTGTGGGCGACGAACCGAACTCGCTCGTCGGACGCCTCCGAGCGTTCGTCGCGGACGCGGGTCCGACGTTCGTCGACTGGCGCGCGGCGGTGCCGACGACGACGACGCTGACGGTGTTCATGCTCGTTCTTCTCCTCGTTACGGCCATCGGCGGCGCCATCGCGCCGCTAGCGACGACGGAGAGCGGAACCGTCACCGAGGCGGGGTCGGTCCACCCGCTGAACAGTCGAATCAGCGAGGAGTACGCGACCGTCCTCCGCGACGAAGGTATCGCGGCCAGCCCGGAGGTGCTGTACGCCCAAACCACCGACGGCGACCCCTACCTCGTCCGGGGGGCGAACTTCACCGCCTTCGGGCAGGTGACCGACGCTCGACTCGTCGCCGGGCACGCCCCACGAGCGTACGACCAGGCGGTCGTCGGCGCGAGTCTCGCGAAGACGCTCGACGTCGAGGTGGGTGAGACGCTCACACTCGGCGGGAGCGTCACGCCGGGCGTCCGTCGAGTGACCGTCGTCGGCCGATTCTCGGGGTCCGGCATCACCGACGACCAACTGGTGCTCCCCTTGGATACCGCGCAGACGCTGGCGACGGGGGACGGGCAGGTCCACCTCATCCGGACGAACGGCACCGCCGAGGAGTTCGAGCGACTCTCGCAGCGACCTGGCGGCCTCGCCGTGACCAGTCTCGCCGGGAACGACTCCGTGCAGGTCGGCGACCCGTACGCGGTCACCGTCGCGGTCCGGAACTACGGCGAGGAAGCGACGACGCGGAACGTGACGGTCAGCGCCGGCGACCGGAGTCGGAGGGAGTCGTTCTCGCTCGCCCCGGACGAGGCGGCGAGCGCCGACGTGACGTTCACCTTCTCCGAGTCGGGGACGTACACGATTCGAGCCGACGGGACGACGAAGCGCGTCGAGGTGTACGACCCGCGGACGCTGCAACTCCCCGACGGCTACCCGACCCGCGCCCCGCCGGGATCGACGCTGGTCGTGCCGGCGACGACGCCGAACGGGACGCTGGTGTCGGGAGCGACGGTGACGCTCGGCGACCGAACGCGACAGACCCGAGCGAGCGGCGGCGCCATCGTGCCCGTCCCCGACGAACCCGGCGAGTACACGCTGACCGTCGAGAAGGAGGGGTACGCGAGCGAACGGCACGCGCTCGTCGTCGAGGAAGGGGCGCCGCAGCGACTGAGCGGTCGCGTCGACGTCTCCCCGGAGTCGGGGACGCAACTCACCAGACCGACCGTCACCGTGCAGGTGGGCAACCCGTGGGGGCGGCTTCTCGTCCGGAACGTCTCGCTCGTGACACCCGGCGGAACCGAGCGACGAACGGTCAGGCTGGGGGGCGGAGAGGTCCAACAGATAACCGTCCCGGCGTCGGACGCGGGACTGAACGGGACGCTCGCGCCGGGGACGTACGACCTGCGCGTCGTCTCCGACGGCGCCGTCCTCGCCACGACGACGTACGAGGTGACGGGGGACGAGCGGGTGAGTTCGACCGTCGACTTCGAGGGCGAGTACTCGCAGGGAAGCGGCATCGGACGCGCCGTCGAGGGCGTGTTCGGCAACGTGCGCGTGCTGTTTCTCGTCATGCTCGTCCTCGCCGGCGCCAGCACGGTCGGCGGGACGGCCGCCACGTTCGCACACGCCGTCCACGCCAACCGCCGCCGCATCGGCATCTACCGCGCGACGGGCGCGAGTCGGCGGCAACTGCTCGCCGCCTTGGTGCGCGACGCGGTCACGCTCGCGCTTCCGGCGACGGTTATCGCCTTCGCGGCGGCGTTCGCCTGCCTCCGGGCGCTCTCGTGGGCCGACGTGCTCGTCGTCTTCGGGATTCGACTCGACGTTCCCCTGTCGGCGTGGCTCTTCGTCGGGTCGGGACTCGGAGCCATGCTCCTCGCGGTGGGGAGCGCACTCGGCGTCGGCTACGTCTTCCTCGTCGCCGACCCGGACCGACTCCTCCGCGCGGAGATGTAA
- a CDS encoding PAS domain-containing protein translates to MDLDVLLDYTQDKIMVVDDEATILYANDAVTRILGWETNELLGTNALTYIHPADLDTVRDVFRRTIASESFSEATVEYRYRTADDSWVWFESRMSNATSEQLDGYVVSSRDVSDRVEAERQHEELTARLQEISSVTDEVLWMFDGEFSELLFVNPAYETVYGRPVAELEADASAFLEAIHPDDAPAVRCAMDRLVGGESTDMEYRVNPRKNYNVWVWAQAQPILEDGEVVRISGFTREITDRHRRDRQLSVMDNLLRHNLRNALNVILGNADLIDETTCDTTQLTDKIRTAGEQLLESAEKEREVVDILNHKTTTDLVDLTAVTSDEVERARRRFPDADIDSSLPDSATVYALSNVRLAVAELLENAIVHSDRDRPSVSVSVRLRRDAVELRVEDDAPPIPDIEAHVLRDPHAMTNVFHSTGLGLWLVYWVVELSDGDISLDSTADGNLIRIRFPRARVLADAEPVSMRRS, encoded by the coding sequence ATGGATCTCGACGTCCTCCTGGATTACACCCAAGACAAAATCATGGTCGTCGACGACGAGGCGACCATCCTCTACGCGAACGATGCCGTCACTCGCATCTTGGGCTGGGAGACGAACGAGTTACTCGGGACGAACGCGCTCACGTACATCCACCCGGCCGATCTCGACACCGTTCGGGACGTCTTTCGGCGAACGATCGCTAGCGAGTCGTTCTCCGAGGCGACGGTGGAGTATCGGTACCGAACCGCGGACGACTCGTGGGTCTGGTTCGAGAGCCGGATGTCGAACGCGACCAGCGAGCAACTCGACGGCTACGTCGTGAGTTCGCGCGACGTCAGCGACCGGGTGGAGGCCGAACGCCAACACGAGGAACTCACCGCCCGGTTGCAGGAGATCTCGTCGGTGACCGACGAGGTGCTGTGGATGTTCGACGGGGAGTTCTCCGAACTCCTGTTCGTCAACCCGGCCTACGAGACGGTGTACGGGCGACCGGTCGCCGAACTCGAAGCGGACGCGAGCGCGTTTCTGGAGGCGATCCACCCCGACGACGCTCCGGCGGTTCGGTGTGCGATGGACCGCCTCGTCGGCGGCGAGTCCACCGACATGGAGTACCGCGTGAACCCGCGGAAGAACTACAACGTCTGGGTGTGGGCGCAAGCGCAGCCGATACTCGAAGACGGGGAGGTCGTCCGTATCAGCGGCTTCACCCGAGAAATCACCGACCGACACCGCCGGGATCGACAGCTCTCGGTGATGGACAACCTGCTCCGACACAACCTCCGGAACGCGCTCAACGTTATTCTGGGTAACGCCGACCTCATCGACGAGACGACGTGCGATACCACGCAGTTGACCGACAAAATCCGAACCGCCGGCGAGCAACTGCTCGAGAGCGCGGAGAAAGAACGCGAGGTCGTCGACATCCTGAACCACAAGACTACCACTGACTTGGTCGACCTGACGGCCGTCACGAGCGATGAAGTCGAACGGGCGAGGCGACGGTTCCCCGACGCCGACATCGATTCGTCGCTCCCCGACAGCGCGACGGTCTACGCGCTGAGTAACGTCCGACTCGCGGTCGCGGAACTCCTCGAAAACGCGATCGTACACAGCGACCGCGACCGACCGTCGGTCTCCGTGTCGGTCCGACTGCGCCGCGACGCCGTGGAACTCCGCGTCGAGGATGACGCGCCGCCGATTCCCGACATCGAAGCGCACGTGCTCAGAGACCCGCACGCGATGACGAACGTGTTCCACAGCACCGGACTCGGGCTCTGGCTCGTCTACTGGGTCGTCGAACTCTCCGACGGGGACATCTCGCTCGATTCGACCGCGGACGGGAACCTGATTCGGATTCGATTCCCCCGCGCTCGCGTGCTCGCCGACGCGGAACCGGTATCGATGCGTCGGTCGTGA
- a CDS encoding PGF-pre-PGF domain-containing protein, which produces MDDLSVRRGFRTAITITVVAMLCVSPGAAITSTGLSPVTFGDVSDSQFVDASDSVSVWQKAAFPLRVNAASSSGTVVENQRMTVLAEEQSAEIRLNKQQLAVFNPDDEIEMSFKSRSPVSTQAFEDAEVQLLVAKAGPNSSALLSGSNLSTNGLLDTLTNAEQSGNVAFELQDLGRLQDGTTSASYDVSESGAARGPGQYAFFIVQTTEGDGFTVNDGSLAVDGKARVLGADIAVVQAAEASASVMTEDPAPGDEVTFDVDSTFTHSNVSHAIMLYNESQYANSWTRFTVSGPMNEKLSADQVSVTSTIIGVNGTRNVTGTTRIGGVTIGDGVVQGETRVGSVADWLADQPSGASTDAETPGQTTGSWLDASVTAVSSTDGTATISVQSEESWADGTYRYVYLAQANGQNNLSTTTGTIELGADENREDESDGGSGDGGDDNGNDGSNGRSGGGGGGGGAGAPPANPGPAEPNRGDISDGRADVKVGTGITELRVGFRAGGTGGSVVAQELNARPDTVPAIPNARELRFVDITVPEDRTEDEATLQFDVDTAMLDGVSPDQLVVYHYHDGEWSALETTVVSSEETVVTLEATTPGFSLFAVGVADESSDSVEDGSGDGADSGDADSGDDGESAPDTENEPADAETPEGGVEGEGPAQEEGGFDIILIGAIALFAVLAGFYVYRGAE; this is translated from the coding sequence ATGGATGACCTTTCAGTTCGGAGGGGGTTTCGGACGGCGATCACGATCACAGTAGTCGCGATGCTGTGCGTGTCGCCGGGCGCGGCGATAACGTCGACGGGGCTGTCTCCGGTGACGTTCGGCGACGTCTCGGACTCGCAGTTCGTCGACGCATCGGATTCGGTGTCGGTCTGGCAGAAGGCGGCGTTTCCGTTGCGCGTGAACGCGGCGTCGAGTAGCGGGACGGTCGTCGAGAACCAGCGAATGACGGTTCTCGCCGAAGAACAGAGCGCGGAGATACGGCTCAACAAACAGCAGTTGGCCGTGTTCAACCCCGACGACGAGATCGAGATGAGCTTCAAGTCTCGCTCGCCGGTCTCGACGCAGGCGTTCGAGGACGCCGAGGTGCAACTGCTCGTCGCCAAGGCCGGGCCGAACTCGTCGGCCCTGCTGTCGGGGTCGAACCTCTCGACGAACGGCCTCCTCGACACGCTGACGAACGCCGAGCAGTCCGGGAACGTCGCCTTCGAACTGCAAGACCTCGGCCGGCTTCAGGACGGAACGACCTCGGCCTCGTACGACGTCTCCGAATCGGGAGCCGCTCGCGGACCCGGGCAGTACGCGTTCTTCATCGTTCAGACGACGGAGGGTGACGGCTTCACCGTCAACGACGGCTCGCTCGCCGTCGACGGGAAGGCGCGCGTCCTCGGAGCGGATATCGCCGTCGTGCAGGCCGCCGAGGCCTCCGCGTCCGTGATGACGGAGGACCCGGCGCCCGGCGACGAGGTGACGTTCGACGTCGACTCGACGTTCACGCACTCGAACGTGAGTCACGCGATCATGCTGTACAACGAGTCGCAGTACGCCAATAGCTGGACCCGCTTCACCGTGAGCGGTCCGATGAACGAGAAGCTCTCGGCCGATCAAGTCTCCGTCACGAGCACGATCATCGGCGTCAACGGAACGCGGAACGTGACGGGAACGACGAGAATCGGCGGCGTGACCATCGGCGACGGCGTGGTGCAGGGCGAGACGCGCGTCGGCAGCGTCGCCGACTGGCTCGCAGACCAGCCGAGCGGAGCGTCGACGGACGCCGAGACGCCCGGACAGACGACCGGGTCGTGGCTCGATGCCTCGGTGACCGCGGTCTCCTCTACGGACGGGACGGCCACCATCAGCGTCCAGTCGGAGGAGAGTTGGGCCGACGGGACGTACCGGTACGTCTACCTCGCGCAGGCGAACGGACAGAACAACCTCTCGACGACGACCGGAACCATCGAACTCGGGGCGGACGAGAACCGAGAGGACGAGTCGGACGGAGGAAGCGGTGACGGCGGCGACGACAACGGTAACGACGGCAGCAACGGTCGCAGCGGCGGTGGCGGTGGCGGCGGAGGCGCAGGCGCACCCCCCGCCAACCCGGGACCCGCAGAACCCAACAGGGGAGACATCAGCGACGGGCGGGCCGACGTCAAGGTCGGCACCGGAATCACGGAACTCCGCGTCGGCTTCCGCGCCGGCGGCACCGGCGGCTCCGTCGTAGCGCAGGAACTGAACGCTCGCCCCGACACGGTCCCGGCGATTCCGAACGCGAGAGAGCTCAGGTTCGTCGACATAACGGTCCCCGAGGACCGGACCGAAGACGAGGCGACCCTCCAGTTCGACGTCGACACCGCGATGTTGGACGGCGTCTCGCCGGACCAACTCGTCGTCTACCACTACCACGACGGCGAGTGGTCGGCCTTGGAGACGACCGTCGTCTCCTCGGAGGAGACGGTCGTCACGCTCGAAGCGACGACGCCCGGCTTCTCGCTGTTCGCGGTCGGCGTCGCGGACGAGTCGTCCGATTCGGTCGAAGACGGCAGCGGAGACGGAGCGGACTCGGGCGATGCGGACTCCGGCGACGACGGGGAATCCGCACCCGACACCGAAAACGAACCGGCGGACGCCGAGACGCCGGAAGGCGGAGTCGAGGGCGAGGGTCCGGCACAGGAGGAGGGTGGATTCGACATCATCCTCATCGGCGCCATCGCCCTGTTCGCGGTCTTGGCGGGCTTCTACGTCTACCGGGGCGCCGAGTAA
- a CDS encoding collagen-like triple helix repeat-containing protein, whose translation MVRLFAGGAARALGALLFVVVLCVSPVAGVTDVSAQDTGTAERVPDTQFVEATDSVSVWKNAPFPLRVNASASNGTVVENQMLTVRGQGAEVRLNKQQLAAFNPDEEIQMSFQSRYPITTRAFQNEEVQLLVAKAGPNASTTLQNTPRTSVGDALDSLMEKNASDDVSYELVDLGELEKGAIEASYDLSADGEARGPGQYTFFVVQDTEGEGFTVENGSLAVDGKARVLGMDVAFVQAAEASASVTTEDAAPGDEVTFDVNSTFTHSNVSHAVVLYNESQYTSARTRLAVDGPLTANVSSDQITVQSTLAGVSGTRRVVDNASVAGVSADNETVRGHTTFRGLADWIVEGANASDRMNGNAAAPGKSGNPGNSGDAGRPDNPGNSGDAGRPDNPGNSGGAPMMGEQTYLDASATLVASTNGTGTVDVQTGEDWEEGTYRYIYIGQAKGGNNVSTTTGTVELGNATVENDSEN comes from the coding sequence ATGGTTAGGCTGTTCGCAGGCGGAGCGGCGAGAGCGCTCGGAGCGTTGCTCTTCGTCGTCGTCCTCTGTGTTTCACCGGTCGCCGGAGTAACGGACGTTTCAGCGCAGGACACGGGTACCGCCGAACGGGTCCCGGACACGCAGTTCGTGGAGGCGACGGACTCGGTGTCGGTGTGGAAGAACGCGCCGTTTCCGCTCCGGGTGAACGCCTCCGCGAGTAACGGAACGGTCGTCGAAAATCAGATGCTCACGGTCAGAGGACAGGGCGCGGAAGTGCGTCTCAACAAACAGCAGTTGGCCGCGTTCAACCCCGACGAGGAGATTCAGATGAGCTTCCAGTCGCGGTACCCCATCACGACGCGCGCCTTCCAAAACGAGGAGGTCCAACTGCTCGTCGCGAAGGCCGGACCGAACGCGTCGACGACGCTGCAGAACACGCCGCGGACGTCCGTAGGCGACGCGCTGGACTCGCTGATGGAGAAGAACGCCTCCGACGACGTCTCGTACGAACTCGTCGACCTCGGCGAACTGGAGAAGGGCGCCATCGAGGCGTCGTACGACCTCTCGGCGGACGGGGAGGCCCGCGGTCCGGGGCAGTACACGTTCTTCGTGGTTCAGGACACCGAGGGTGAGGGCTTCACCGTCGAGAACGGATCGCTCGCCGTCGACGGGAAGGCGCGCGTCCTCGGGATGGACGTCGCCTTCGTGCAGGCCGCCGAGGCCTCCGCGTCCGTGACGACGGAGGACGCAGCGCCCGGCGACGAGGTGACGTTCGACGTCAACTCGACGTTCACGCACTCGAACGTGAGCCACGCCGTCGTGCTGTACAACGAATCACAGTACACGAGCGCTCGCACGCGACTGGCCGTCGACGGTCCGCTGACCGCTAACGTCTCTTCGGACCAGATAACGGTGCAGAGCACACTGGCCGGCGTGAGCGGCACGAGGAGAGTCGTCGACAACGCCTCCGTTGCCGGTGTGAGCGCCGACAACGAGACGGTCCGCGGTCACACGACGTTCCGCGGCCTCGCCGACTGGATCGTCGAAGGCGCGAACGCGAGCGATCGGATGAACGGCAACGCCGCCGCGCCGGGCAAATCGGGTAATCCCGGCAACTCGGGCGATGCTGGACGTCCCGATAACCCCGGCAACTCCGGTGACGCCGGTCGTCCCGACAACCCCGGTAACTCGGGCGGCGCGCCGATGATGGGCGAGCAGACGTACCTCGACGCCTCCGCCACCCTCGTCGCCTCCACGAACGGGACGGGCACCGTCGACGTCCAGACGGGCGAGGACTGGGAAGAGGGCACCTACCGCTACATCTACATCGGGCAGGCGAAGGGAGGGAACAACGTCTCGACGACGACCGGAACCGTCGAACTCGGTAACGCGACCGTCGAGAACGACAGCGAAAACTAG
- a CDS encoding ABC transporter ATP-binding protein yields MTGPVLRGDRLTVERGGSAILEDVSLSVAPDASLLVRGASGAGKSTLFNVLGLLSTPTSGTLYVNGEDASSLPERKRAAIRRDTIGFVFQDFQLIPDLSAWDNAALPQDHTGSRDEEWLGELFDALDITDLKSQYPATLSGGEKQRVAIARSLANRPDVVLADEPTGQLDPRTAEKVLDLLFGVKERTDTALVLISHDRGLEPRFAETVLLRDGRLTVDADADDEIDYSLPR; encoded by the coding sequence ATGACTGGTCCCGTCCTTCGCGGCGACCGACTCACCGTCGAGCGCGGGGGGAGCGCGATACTCGAAGACGTCTCCCTCTCGGTCGCCCCCGACGCCTCCCTCCTCGTCCGCGGAGCGAGCGGCGCCGGGAAATCCACCCTGTTCAACGTTCTCGGTCTCCTGAGCACGCCGACCAGCGGGACGCTCTACGTCAACGGCGAGGACGCGAGTTCCCTCCCCGAGCGCAAGCGCGCCGCCATCCGCCGCGACACCATCGGCTTCGTCTTTCAGGACTTCCAGCTCATCCCCGACCTCTCGGCGTGGGACAACGCCGCCCTCCCGCAGGACCACACCGGGAGCCGCGACGAGGAGTGGCTGGGCGAACTGTTCGACGCGCTCGACATTACGGATCTGAAATCCCAGTACCCCGCGACGCTGAGCGGCGGGGAGAAACAGCGCGTCGCCATCGCCCGGTCGCTTGCGAACCGACCAGACGTCGTCCTCGCCGACGAACCGACGGGACAACTCGACCCGCGGACGGCCGAGAAGGTGCTCGACCTGCTGTTCGGCGTCAAGGAACGGACCGACACCGCCTTGGTGCTCATCAGCCACGACCGGGGGTTGGAACCCCGGTTCGCGGAGACCGTTCTCCTCCGGGACGGCCGACTGACCGTCGACGCCGACGCCGACGACGAGATAGACTACTCACTCCCGCGATGA
- a CDS encoding NAD-dependent epimerase/dehydratase family protein, translated as MQNKRILVTGGAGFIGSNLANYLAEDNDVVAVDDLYLGTPENLSSDVEFVDASVLDDDLPTEDVDVLYHLAALSSYKMHEEDPTTGARVNIEGFVNAVEQARNDGCDTVVYATTSSIYGSRTEPSSESMDVMARTGYEASKLARERYAEYFHHHYDMHLAGMRFFSVYQGFGGAEEHKGEYANTVAQFAHKIANGERPELFGDGSQTRDFTHVDDIVRGLVLAAEHRLQGIYNLGTSESYSFNEMVSMINDALGTDVEPAYVENPFEVYVHDTMADYTKMHEATGWEPEVSFEEGVERVCEPYL; from the coding sequence ATGCAGAACAAGCGAATTCTCGTGACGGGTGGTGCGGGGTTCATCGGCTCTAATCTCGCCAACTACCTCGCCGAAGACAACGACGTGGTCGCCGTCGACGATCTCTATCTCGGCACGCCCGAGAATCTCTCCTCGGACGTGGAGTTCGTCGACGCGAGCGTTCTCGACGACGACCTGCCGACCGAAGACGTGGACGTGCTCTATCACCTCGCCGCGCTCTCCTCGTACAAGATGCACGAGGAGGACCCGACGACGGGCGCCCGCGTGAACATCGAGGGCTTCGTCAACGCCGTCGAACAGGCGCGAAACGACGGCTGTGACACCGTGGTCTACGCGACGACGTCCTCAATCTACGGCTCCCGCACCGAACCCTCCTCCGAGAGCATGGACGTGATGGCCCGGACGGGCTACGAGGCGTCGAAACTCGCCCGCGAGCGCTACGCCGAGTACTTCCACCACCACTACGACATGCACCTCGCCGGCATGCGCTTTTTCTCGGTGTACCAGGGCTTCGGCGGCGCCGAAGAGCACAAAGGCGAGTACGCCAACACCGTCGCGCAGTTCGCCCACAAAATCGCCAACGGCGAGCGGCCCGAACTGTTCGGCGATGGGTCGCAGACCCGCGACTTCACGCACGTCGACGACATCGTTCGCGGCCTCGTCTTAGCCGCCGAACACCGGTTGCAGGGCATCTACAACCTGGGAACGAGCGAGAGCTACTCGTTCAACGAGATGGTCTCGATGATCAACGACGCACTGGGGACGGACGTCGAACCCGCGTACGTCGAGAACCCCTTCGAGGTGTACGTCCACGACACGATGGCCGACTACACGAAGATGCACGAGGCGACCGGGTGGGAACCCGAGGTGTCGTTCGAGGAGGGCGTCGAGCGGGTGTGCGAGCCGTATCTGTAG
- a CDS encoding D-2-hydroxyacid dehydrogenase, with amino-acid sequence MPNAVIYHDTPIASAVAEATDDLTVVAAESDADVRDHLADADVFVTNPQNWTDDFLAFLSTGTWIQSTSIGYDAFPLEAFADRDVAFTNAETLHDTTVSEHAFALAFALSRRLGPLFDNQRRGDWDRRVGDEMWLWEGRRMTVFGLGNIGESVARRARAFGFEVYGVKRTPAIYSGVLPPDRVVATERFHDLLPETELLVLTVPLTDETHHAVDTSVFDALPDSAALINVARGPVVDQDALVDALETGEIRGAGLDVFEAEPLPEDSPLWGRDDTVVTPHVGGRSDDFATRFTRLFLDNYRRWRAGESLANRII; translated from the coding sequence ATGCCGAACGCGGTTATCTACCACGACACGCCGATTGCGAGCGCCGTCGCGGAGGCGACCGACGACCTGACGGTCGTCGCAGCGGAGTCGGACGCGGACGTCCGCGACCACCTCGCCGACGCCGACGTCTTCGTGACGAACCCGCAGAACTGGACGGACGACTTTCTGGCGTTCCTGTCGACGGGCACGTGGATTCAGTCGACGAGCATCGGCTACGACGCCTTTCCGCTGGAGGCGTTCGCCGACCGCGACGTGGCGTTCACCAACGCCGAGACGCTCCACGACACGACCGTGAGCGAACACGCTTTCGCCCTCGCGTTCGCGCTCTCGCGGCGACTCGGTCCGCTCTTCGACAACCAGCGCCGAGGCGACTGGGACCGACGCGTCGGCGACGAGATGTGGCTCTGGGAGGGGAGACGGATGACCGTCTTCGGACTCGGAAACATCGGCGAGTCCGTCGCTCGGCGAGCGCGCGCCTTCGGCTTCGAGGTGTACGGCGTCAAGCGAACGCCGGCGATATACTCCGGCGTACTCCCGCCGGACCGCGTCGTCGCCACCGAGCGGTTCCACGACCTGTTGCCCGAGACGGAACTGCTCGTGTTGACGGTGCCGCTCACCGACGAAACGCACCACGCCGTCGACACGAGCGTCTTCGACGCGCTTCCCGACTCGGCCGCCCTCATCAACGTCGCCCGAGGTCCGGTTGTCGACCAGGACGCCCTCGTCGACGCTCTCGAAACGGGAGAGATACGCGGCGCCGGACTGGACGTGTTCGAGGCGGAACCTCTGCCGGAGGATTCGCCGCTTTGGGGGCGCGACGACACCGTCGTAACGCCGCACGTCGGCGGTCGGTCGGACGACTTCGCGACGCGGTTCACGCGGCTGTTCTTGGATAACTACCGGCGGTGGCGGGCCGGCGAATCGCTGGCCAATCGCATCATCTAA